One segment of Streptomyces sp. TG1A-8 DNA contains the following:
- a CDS encoding NUDIX domain-containing protein encodes MEGYDKYAYEPFAVTVDLAVLTVRDAALHVLLVERAQEPYAGHWALPGGFLLPHESAETAARRELAEETGLAGVRRLRLEQLRTYSEPDRDPRMRVVSVAFTALLPAPPEPRGGGDAARARWQPYDSAGPLAFDHDRILADARERIGARLENSPAATAFCPPEFTLGELQQVYETVWGTALDRPNFRRKVLAAPGFVEPVRGAARLTGGRGKPAALYRAGTATALHPPLLRPSREGRPA; translated from the coding sequence GTGGAGGGCTACGACAAGTACGCCTACGAACCGTTCGCCGTGACCGTCGACCTCGCCGTCCTCACCGTCCGCGACGCCGCCCTGCACGTCCTGCTGGTCGAGCGCGCGCAGGAGCCGTACGCCGGGCACTGGGCGCTGCCCGGCGGCTTCCTGCTGCCCCACGAGTCCGCGGAAACGGCCGCCCGGCGCGAACTGGCCGAGGAGACCGGCCTGGCCGGCGTCCGCCGCCTGCGCCTGGAGCAGTTGCGCACCTACAGCGAGCCGGACCGCGACCCCCGCATGCGGGTCGTGTCCGTCGCGTTCACCGCGCTGCTGCCCGCGCCCCCCGAACCGCGCGGCGGCGGCGACGCGGCCCGGGCGCGCTGGCAGCCGTACGACTCGGCGGGACCGCTCGCCTTCGACCACGACCGGATCCTGGCCGACGCCCGCGAGCGGATCGGCGCCCGGCTGGAGAACAGCCCCGCCGCCACCGCCTTCTGCCCGCCCGAGTTCACCCTCGGCGAGCTGCAGCAGGTCTACGAGACCGTGTGGGGCACGGCCCTGGACCGGCCCAACTTCCGCCGCAAGGTGCTCGCCGCGCCCGGCTTCGTCGAACCCGTCCGCGGCGCCGCCCGGCTGACCGGCGGCCGGGGCAAGCCGGCCGCGCTCTACCGCGCGGGCACCGCCACCGCCCTGCACCCGCCCCTGCTCCGACCGTCCCGGGAAGGACGCCCCGCATGA